A window of Alphaproteobacteria bacterium contains these coding sequences:
- a CDS encoding hydroxymethylglutaryl-CoA synthase: MRFGLSSIGIKLAPFAFKLDDLAKLRNQDPEKYRTGLGCLEMGLCMDQCTVADLAIGAAERALSRWPGKLEDIGLLAVGTESSLDESRPLSAWVAQALGIKGHTRSYEIKHGCFGGTAAVRQALEWKHSGCSNGRAALVIAADVSEYAPGNPGEATQGAGAIAMIIDQPTIAEIELQSYCYSEPAFDFWRPFGAPYPEVNGSLSIDCYTSSVLKCFEGYIKDRKNHSETPEQAIESFSHLCFHSPYPKLVWKGLKGLLDAYGYADDQSQDLFKNKASPVLEWNRKIGNAYTASLWISVAQALSKSSVGQSTAAFSYGSGFCSELLFLKKGAESYSPWVDDVQNDLDSRLFVDVESYAAWRGKPVFVSDNDRHVVPFTTKGLNPFDTEEKVSYS, from the coding sequence ATGCGTTTTGGACTCTCCTCTATCGGAATAAAATTGGCCCCGTTTGCTTTTAAATTGGATGACCTGGCAAAGTTGCGTAACCAAGATCCTGAAAAATATCGGACAGGCCTGGGATGTTTGGAAATGGGTCTGTGCATGGATCAGTGCACGGTTGCAGATTTGGCCATTGGCGCTGCCGAGAGGGCGCTTTCTCGGTGGCCAGGAAAATTAGAAGACATCGGGTTGCTGGCTGTTGGAACCGAATCATCATTGGATGAATCACGTCCCCTTAGCGCCTGGGTGGCACAGGCATTGGGCATCAAGGGGCATACCCGTTCATATGAAATCAAACATGGATGCTTTGGTGGTACGGCCGCTGTTCGTCAAGCTTTGGAATGGAAGCACTCAGGATGTTCGAATGGACGCGCGGCTTTAGTTATCGCGGCGGATGTCAGTGAATATGCTCCGGGAAACCCTGGCGAGGCAACCCAAGGGGCCGGCGCCATTGCCATGATTATCGATCAGCCCACCATCGCAGAAATTGAGTTGCAGTCTTATTGTTATAGCGAGCCCGCCTTTGACTTTTGGCGACCCTTTGGCGCCCCTTACCCTGAGGTTAACGGCAGCCTTAGTATCGATTGCTACACATCATCGGTTTTGAAATGCTTTGAAGGGTACATCAAGGACCGCAAAAATCATTCAGAAACACCAGAGCAGGCGATCGAATCTTTTTCCCATTTATGCTTTCACAGTCCCTATCCAAAGCTGGTATGGAAAGGCCTGAAAGGGTTGCTTGATGCGTATGGCTATGCGGACGACCAATCCCAGGATCTTTTCAAAAATAAGGCCAGTCCCGTGTTGGAATGGAATCGTAAAATTGGAAACGCTTACACGGCCAGTCTTTGGATTTCGGTGGCCCAGGCCCTGTCAAAATCGTCCGTTGGCCAATCAACAGCGGCTTTTTCTTATGGGTCTGGGTTTTGTTCTGAATTGCTTTTCCTTAAAAAGGGCGCGGAATCCTATTCCCCTTGGGTGGATGATGTTCAAAATGATCTTGATAGCCGACTATTTGTGGATGTTGAATCGTATGCAGCCTGGCGTGGAAAACCTGTTTTTGTTTCTGACAATGATAGACATGTCGTTCCCTTTACCACAAAGGGGTTGAATCCATTTGATACTGAGGAAAAGGTAAGTTATTCGTGA